A genomic region of Danio aesculapii chromosome 21, fDanAes4.1, whole genome shotgun sequence contains the following coding sequences:
- the nefla gene encoding LOW QUALITY PROTEIN: neurofilament light polypeptide (The sequence of the model RefSeq protein was modified relative to this genomic sequence to represent the inferred CDS: inserted 2 bases in 2 codons), with protein MSAVGFDPYFSSSYKRWYVESSPRVSQRGRSRTTFSAHPPSLSSSRLHYASPGRTSTGLLLSSPGRSVDIDISHAAQVSSEFRAVRTQEKAQLQDLNDRFAGYIERVHELEQQNRALQAELLLLRQRHVEPSRLRSLYEQEIRTLRAAVEEARMERQAALSHRESMEDALRSLQASYEEEVVAREDSEGRLLEARKEADDGALAQVELEKKVDTLLNELAFLKKVHEGEISELQAQIQYGAQIAVEAEAAKPDLSSALRDIRAQYEKLAAKNIQSAEEWFRGKMGHLTESVAHHTDAVRNSKDEAGEYRRQLQACVLEIDACKGLNESLEKQLREVEDKQSAEVAAMQDTISDLEDELRATKGEMARYLKEYQDLLNVKMALDIEIAAYRKLLEGEESRFSVGVGGLVGAYSVGPVYSRPMFSLSSMSSGTPYLLSSRLVSSSFSADEAITSSQAQEAAASPTQEEEEGEEEEEAKEEEEEETQEEEAEEKEEEEXKEDEEEKEEEEEETKEEEEGAEEEAGAEEEEKGDEEETQEKEDVKGEDEEGGDEKEEEEGEGEQKEGEEEEEGEKAEEEEVAAEEETEAEKSEEKADTSADQAKEDTETDKEDTKAEKDKVEKEKVEPKAEKAKEEVKPEPAKEKAKEKTEPESKDKVKEEPEKPKAKEKAEPEKPKGKDEGEKAKSEKKESVKQXKGKEEAEKPKGKK; from the exons ATGAGTGCCGTCGGGTTTGACCCTTACTTCTCGTCCTCTTACAAGCGCTGGTATGTGGAGAGCAGCCCTCGGGTCTCTCAGCGTGGCCGCTCTCGCACCACGTTCTCTGCCCACCCACCATCTCTCTCCTCAAGCCGCCTCCACTATGCCTCCCCCGGCCGGACGTCTACCGGACTGCTGCTGAGCAGCCCCGGTCGCTCCGTGGATATTGACATCAGCCATGCCGCCCAGGTAAGCTCTGAATTTCGGGCTGTGCGAACTCAGGAGAAGGCCCAACTTCAAGATCTCAATGACCGCTTTGCTGGTTACATCGAGCGAGTTCATGAACTAGAGCAGCAGAACCGTGCCCTACAGGCCGAGTTGCTCCTGCTGAGGCAAAGGCATGTAGAACCGTCCCGCCTGAGAAGCCTGTATGAGCAGGAGATCCGTACCCTGAGAGCCGCCGTCGAGGAGGCCCGCATGGAGAGGCAGGCCGCTTTGAGCCACCGGGAGAGCATGGAAGATGCCTTGCGGAGCCTGCAGGCCAGCTATGAGGAGGAGGTTGTCGCCCGCGAGGACTCTGAGGGCAGGCTTCTGGAGGCCCGAAAGGAGGCCGACGATGGTGCACTGGCTCAAGTGGAGCTGGAGAAGAAGGTGGATACCTTGCTGAATGAGCTGGCTTTCCTGAAGAAAGTCCACGAGGGTGAGATATCAGAGCTGCAGGCCCAAATTCAATATGGAGCTCAGATCGCTGTTGAAGCGGAGGCCGCCAAGCCTGATCTGTCCAGCGCCTTACGTGACATCAGAGCTCAATATGAGAAGTTGGCTGCTAAGAACATCCAGTCAGCTGAAGAATGGTTCAGAGGAAAGATGGGTCACCTGACGGAAAGTGTAGCCCATCACACTGACGCAGTGAGGAACTCCAAGGATGAAGCGGGAGAGTATCGCCGTCAACTCCAGGCTTGTGTTCTTGAGATTGATGCCTGCAAGGGCCTGAATGAGTCCCTGGAGAAGCAGCTGAGGGAGGTGGAGGACAAGCAGAGTGCTGAGGTTGCAGCCATGCAG GATACAATCAGTGACCTTGAGGATGAACTTCGAGCCACTAAGGGCGAAATGGCAAGATACCTTAAAGAGTATCAGGATCTCCTCAATGTCAAGATGGCCCTTGATATTGAAATAGCTGCTTATAG GAAGTTGCTTGAGGGGGAGGAGTCTCGTTTCAGTGTGGGTGTTGGAGGTTTGGTTGGCGCTTACTCTGTTGGACCGGTCTACTCCCGTCCCATGTTCTCCCTGTCCAGCATGAGCTCTGGCACCCCCTACCTGCTCAGCTCTCGTCTGGTCAGTTCGTCCTTCTCAGCAGATGAGGCCATCACATCCAGTCAAGCTCAAGAAGCTGCTGCCAGTCCAacacaggaagaagaagaaggtgaagaggaggaggaagcaaaggaagaagaagaggaagaaacgCAAGAAGAGGAAGCTGAAGAaaaggaagaagagg gaaaggaggatgaggaagaaaaggaggaagaagaagaagaaacaaagGAGGAAGAGGAAG GTGCCGAAGAGGAAGCTggagcagaagaagaagaaaaaggagATGAAGAAGAGACTCAAGAAAAGGAAGATGTTAAAGGGGAAGATGAGGAAGGAGGAGATGAAAAAGAGGAAGAAGAGGGTGAGGGTGAACAGAAAGAGggagaagaggaagaggagggaGAGAAAGCTGAGGAGGAGGAAGTGGCCGCAGAGGAGGAAACTGAGGCTGAGAAAAGTGAAGAGAAAGCTGACACAAGTGCTGATCAAGCCAAAGAGGACACTGAGACAGACAAGGAGGACACCAAAGCAGAAAAAGACAAGGTAGAGAAGGAAAAGGTTGAACCCAAAGCTGAAAAAGCCAAAGAGGAAGTAAAACCCGAACCAGCCAAGGAGAAAGCCAAGGAGAAAACCGAACCAGAGTCAAAGGATAAAGTCAAGGAAGAGCCAGAAAAACCCAAGGCAAAGGAAAAGGCTGAGCCAGAAAAGCCCAAGGGAAAAGATGAAGGCGAAAAAGCCAAGAGTGAGAAAAAGGAAAGTGTGAAGC GAAAGGGAAAAGAGGAGGCAGAGAAACCTAAAGGAAAGAAGTAA